DNA from Ochotona princeps isolate mOchPri1 chromosome 7, mOchPri1.hap1, whole genome shotgun sequence:
agtgcagcctcagcacggtatcacaggaggtggagagtggtgagccaagagctggggctgtggagaccatggtggaaatctaacataagaacccagacctggaacttgctggaggttgtggcacaattggctgcacgcaaaaaggtgtgtaccaactgcaataagtaaaattgcattgtagccctgtgggtgacacagcttagaaacctgagcGAAGGAGAaggctctgctaaccagaagtacaatgatcaagagcaaaagaagagataaaggcacaatgaatattaccgaagactccccggcaagggagcaaaacccactgccaacctcagaattaactgaggaagacattgagaaaatggggcacacagaatccataagactcattttaaagattctgatcaacaatgagaagctcatgcaagagttcaaagaatttaaggaagcaataaagcaaatcaaggctggtatatcagaaatcaagaacacagtggagcaaattgagagtacagtggagagtctccaaaacagaatgaagcaagaagaagaaagaatctcagaattggaagatatttcctgtcatcagggggaagcaaacaaaaagctggcagcagagctggatcaggcccaaaaaagtattcaagaattgaaagacactataaagaggccaaatataagagttatgggggcCTGGTggcggggcctagcggctaaagtcctcgccttgaaagccccgggatcccatatgggcgccggttctaatcccagcagctccacttcccatccagctccctgcttgtggcctgggaaagcaggagaggacggcccaatgcattgggaccctgcacccgcgtgggagacctggaagaggttccaggttcccggcttcagatcggcgtgctggcccattgtggctcacttggggagtgaaacatcgatggaacatcttcctctctgtctctcctcctctgtgtatatctggctgtaataaaatgaataattctttaaaaaaaaaaagttatgggagtcccagaaggtgcagaaagagaagctgagtttgcaaatgtatttaatgaaataataaaggaaaatttccctaatctagaggaagaattgggaaacaagttccaggaggggcacagaactcccaacaggcttgatcaaaaacaatcttcaccaagacatatgatcttcaagttgtcttcaattgaacataaggaaaagatcctgaaatgtgcacatgaaaaaaatcaattgacatataaaggaaagccaattaagctcacaggcgatctctcacaggaaactctacaggcaagaagagaatggagtgatatattccagattctgaaagaaaaaaaatgtcggcccaggataacatatacagcaaagctttcttttgtctttgaaaatgaaataaaattcttccactgtaaagaaaagctaaaggaatttgcctcttccaaacctgccctacaagggatacttcaagatgttctcttcacagaggaatagcacctaccaaaaccaaaggcaaacaggaagaacatcccactaaattgacaacagaagactaaaccaatgaacaacccattcctaaaatgacaggaccaaagtaccacccatacatattaaaccctgaatgtaaatggcttaagctcaatcaaacgtcatagattagtacactggattaaaaatcaaaacccatctttttattgtctggaggagacacacttcaacaaagatcagcagaaactatatcacatgggttttgttgttttctgtcagtttcatctcttcaaaacacttccttttgattaaatcattcaatgactcgtagatcatgcagtgacatcattttcttcaagaagtttcttgattttcacttcagctacacattagtcatttaatagcatgttatttaacttcttggtgttgttaattttttttctcccagatgttgattatgttttgtggcttttcatttaatgagatgtgtagtagctgtgtaatggagaccgtcatatctagtaacatatcatttagcttcaggcattgtaaatttctatttttcttttcattgttgattttgtattacgacttttttttaaggggatgtacagtaattgtgtaatggacactgtcatatctagtaacatgtcatttaacttcatggcattgtaaatttctacttttcttcctattgttgattttgaataatgacttttcatttaaggggatgtacagtagctgtgaaatggagaagactaacaatcagatgtgaggatgtagtgttgtatgcatttctgcttccagacaaaggacttacgatgaaactgtttactatatcttgacaataggattctggactctctgccattgtctaggcccgcaatgatggacataagactgagtatggtgggggcaacggagcccccaggttagcagcaatgggggccacctcagagctggactaaagtctgagctccgccctgctcccaTTAGTTGGGAGCAGGCAACTTAGATGAGTTCCATTCACCAAACCCGCAGCAGGGAGCCTGAGGGCAagtcctctgttctgggcagccagtgcaccaagtggtgccaggctctgcctgctggctgcccagcagcggcgagctcagagatttttacatatggaaagctatttggggacacccatcaataggcccaactttggtataggggagacaggattccttgcagtgtccaggaacagaggcttgaatctctaggacaacacaccTACCGCCCACGTTGGATGGTAAATGGGATTGAAAATGGCGCGATCTAGAGCTCGGGGGTTCAAACCTCCGGCAACTGGGAAGTTGCCGGGGGGCCGCAGGATAGGGAGTCTTGCTCagaccctgactccagccaccaggtgcCCAAGGCGAACTGTGCCCGGGCCTGCCAGGATAGAACACAGGTCAAGCTGAGTTGGGCCattacacctgctactctgcttgaatcaaggatgtgaagccacaatgtctaatgctgaggctaggacaaatgagggactgcaacaagctgagtcagagcaaccactggctggCATATGATGTacggctagtaacaggcccagtctgggagccaaggggatacgctaactgggttgaggctccctccaaggggaacgtgtgcgggaatgggggctgtgtcctaacctagaaatagttgtagtctcccaaggcactagtatgggctgggattggatgcacccgactgtgccggaccccaataccatctggtgtcctggataaccagggtaaacatgagactggctaggcttGGTCTTGACCgcccactgagccacttgtgaactgtacgtgggtatagacAAGCCACAGCtcggctgaaacatcctataacaagaaccagaatggggtaaaagccagccaggttaagccactgttcctgctaggacaggaggtgaactgagaagagctggctcaaaaaccccctggtatgcgcataacttggcaaagggagaggtTCAGAGTgcggtgcctgggcaactcctctggcaagatacagaccctccaggttagcgcaagaagcacaataggtaacagcccagaataggccatggaaaatttcccacgggcatacatttggcacgggacaggggcagaccaggctgaatcagtgcatgttgtccactggcaaatccaaacaccagaacagagtgtgggctgGGCCGGGTTTgattgcgacaaaaccagcgtacaatgtggaatgtcagggcgaggttaccggtactggatttgactgcagcgcccaaccagcacacgtgagaaccaggaggggcagagctggcatgggaatttaggggctggtcccctcaccggacagctactcccactggagagtgtgggctggtttggggacagaccacagtaagcagggctacaacacctgtgcgcagcatgggaactagaccagggaaaagccagactgaacaaattatcccctactggtgcaagcataaattagaatggatgagggttgtaaggacttagccgctacaccagctggcagaagctggctctggagactaattctgttaagtcaaatcgcggaaccacctgaaaagtgcataaactgggacagtgaacgacccaggagggaaacaatgggttcccccctcctgggtcactgctcccgcgggaggacatgataatttggaagggggctggggtggctagaaagagaggaactcaacaacatctgtgggggctggatggctgagctggttagttaaaactaagctttaaaacccagggacagggcccggcagcatggcctagcggctaaagtcctcgcctcaaaagccctgggatcccatatgggcaccggttctaatcccagcagctccacttcccatccagctccctgcttgtggcctgggaaagcaggagaggacggcccaaagctttgggaccctgcacccgcgtgggagacccggagaggttccaggttcccggattggcgcgcactggcccattgcggcgcacttggggagtgaaacattggacggaagatcttcctctctgtctctcctcctctctgtatatccggctttccaataataataaaatctttaaaaaaaaacaacccagggACAAacacaagagctaaatgggatgtgggacagactggactagtctgttatACACATAGGCAAACGAGGATAGGGGGCGGActtagtgggggttattgtgggttgccccgactaggctgcagccctcACTGGTTGACGCAAATGCtgagtacgtgctaggcagaaccaacctagtttgcaacacccactggttccagagcaactccagtccgaaaacaaaccagcccaggaattgcacctacaagctgattgtggctaTGACcagttggactcagaaccccagccatgaaaagacagaggacagaacgggtcaatcaaccatctaagatatatgttggcagcgaaaactgggcgaatgaagactctatgatggacagtgtcaaccagtgaactctgcaacgacctgatcgagctgggagtggcgagactggcagtgattcataactagagaaatactaaaaccactaggggttgattgcagctaaatagtctccccaagaagctgttcaatccatctggacaatgagcagctggactatgtgcttggcaTGTGTTTGCAAgcgaagaatcttgattgaatttgaactataatgctgcaatggggtgggggtgtccaTCGTGAGGGAGGGGtatgggtaggggtgggggggaatcccagagcctatgaaactgtcaaataatgcaaaataattaataaaaaaaaaaagactgagtatgaagaactatatgttagtaatgatatagaggaactggggggagggaactggggaggggataagtgaatatgaaactgtattataaaataaaaacaataataataaaatgtatttaaaaaaagagtggaggcaataaaagcaggcctcgagagaggccagagagagacatttccacccaaaaaaaaaaaaaaaaaagaaaacccctgTTCGGACTGATACAACCAGTAGATTCTTGCAGAATTTCACATGTCCAGAAAGTTGAGAGATAAAGTCACTTCTGAACATACTAGTTAACTCTTCGTGAGAACAGAATGCAACCGACCGCAAGGAACAGACCCGGGCAATGGCTGTCAGGACTGCACCCCGTACCACAGCTTATCCATGAAGATCTAGGTAAGATCAAGAGCAAAACTTGGCTGTCCTTAAATTTTGACCAAATCTTTTAGGTAAATATAGTCAAACCTCAAGACTTCTTCAATTATGAATACTAGAATCcaattgtgattataaagtaaaaataCTTCTCTTGCTCCTACTTTTGCTACAAATTACTAAATATAATTCATTATGCCATTTGCTGTAGAACTCTCATGGTTACAGTTAAATTACAGATAGCAACAAATCTGATTAAATGATACGCTTGATGCAAATAAGAAATCCAATGAGACCTGCTATAAATGAGCTTTTTACCTGAGGGAAAGGGctaagttttaattttctttctcaagAGCCTCACCAGTACgaatctagatttttttaaaggctaatTTAGTATGCCTCATTGTAGCATAATCACATCATGGAAAAGCCCATGACTGAACAATAAAGCAGCATGCCGCAGTCCCTGACTCCCAGCAGGGAAGCACCTCTGCTTCGGGCCTGAAAGcaggaaaggcagacagaggtACTCCGGAAACAGACTGCCCAGTAAGCGGGGAAATGCTGCAGATGGCAGGTCCTCCACTCCTCAAGAAATTTTattacttgaaaatattattaaatacaCATTCTTAAATTAAAAGCGGGGaggaaaataattatgaaaatctGACAAACCTAGCATACAGACAAGCTGTCACACACTCAAGCAACAAGGCACCTGGAAATGGTTTGTCACATACTTTCACTGTATCCTCTGGAcatgttttccttttcctccGTAGACTTCTCCACCTTACAAGCATCTATCACATTTAGCTCACGCtcgctctgcacaccagcagcacaGGAGCTCAGCCTCCTGGAACTGACACCTTGCTTCTGCATGCTTGGAGGGTCAGTCGGCTGTCTGTCCATGGAGGTCAGCTTGCCGCCATGTCCTCCGGGACGTGCAGTGTCATCAGGGTGAGAGGAGCTGTCCCTGCGTGGGCACACGGGGTCCTGTCCCTGCTGCAGGCCTGCCTGGCTGTCACCTCCGGAGTTTTCTGGAGCAGCTGTCTCCTTGGAAGCCGGGAAATTTAAGGCTGTACTGTCTTCAAGTTCGTCTGTGGAGTTCTGACGACTGAAGCTAAGTTTCCCTACTAAACTGGTAAAGTCAGCTGCCCTGGGCTCTTCACCAATGCAGGAAAAGTCAGACATCCCTAAGatgcttgctctctccctcttggAAAGACTTGAGCCGTGGATCGGCACAGGCTGTGATGGCAGTGGAGACTCAGACAGAAGCCTCTCCGAGTCCCTTTCCTTGAGGTTACCAGGGGAAAAGTAATCCTCGTAGGAGGCCTCGGCGTCGTCCAGGGCCTCAGCGGTAGGGCTGGCCAAGAACCGCGGGCTGCTGCCCGAGCTACACAGCGGCAAGACTAATGTCCTCCTGGACCGTTTCTTTGGGTTATCACCTGGAGCcagtgttctttttctctttgttgagAAATTCCTAGGTCTTGAAGTCAGACAGCCGTGGGCTGCAGAAGGCACCAGCGACCCTATCTTTTTAGATATACCTTCAGCTTGCTTTCTGTCAGAGGTGGCTACATCACCGACAGGGTCTTCTGGcccatctatttttttctctgagtGATTATTCACAGGTTTTGGAGGACTTGTGTGACTCACGCAAGCAGAGGAGGCTAACTGAATGCTTTTTATTTCCAATTCAGGTGAATCAATGCATTTGTCATTTTTCACTTCATTTGTAGGTACTCCCAATATAGTCTTCTGATTTCCACATTCTGAGTTTCCAAAAATTTCATCAAAGGATGAGTGTAAATCCCCAGCAAAGGATTCACCTGGAAAATATTAATGAAgcgtttaacttttaaaaaatggtttacattattataaatttaattttaagttCACCAATAAAATCACCCTTTTTAAACATAGCCCTTAGGAAGAGCAGTGAGCACAATCTGgttcttcttttatttatgtgaaaggcagaattagagaccttgggagagaaagagagagaggaggggggagagtgacagagagagaaggaagaaagggagtgagtgagggaggaaagaaggaagggaaaacatgaaagagaaggtgagggaaagggaagaggaaggcaggaagggagagagagagaggaagatgtctctccgacttgctggttccctcctcaggtagccacaatggcacAGGCTCAGGATGGGCCAGGTCAAGGCAGAGcccggagtttcttctgggtcgcccctgtgggtccaggatcccaagcacatggtccatcctccactgcacatcccaggcactttagcagggagctggatcagaagtggacctgCCATAAATCAAActgacacacacatggacaccCACCACTGCAGAACACAACTAAAATACCAACCCCTGGTCCTCGTTTCCACCTCAGCAAACTCCGAAGGCAGGATTTTTAACCAGGAAAGCTGGCTTGGGGGACAGGCTGGGAAGAGGGAGATAGCACTTTCTTCGAGAACGCACCTTTGGGAGACCAGAAATTGCCAAGTTCACTAACCACTGCCTAAGTCATACCATACCAGTGCACTGGTCCAGTCTCTGTCATTCCACCATCTCCAGCTCACTGTTTCACGCATCTGGGAGGCATGGCTGACGGCAcacggctttggcctgccccagtcccaactgtggTGAGCATCTGGGAGGCATGGCTGACGGCAcacggctttggcctgccccagtcccaactgtggTGAGCATCTGGGAGGCATGGCTGACGGCAcacggctttggcctgccccagtcccaactgtggTGAGCATCTGGGAGGTATGGCTGATGGCAcacggctttggcctgccccagtcccaactgtggTGAGCATCTGGGAGGCATGGCTGACGGCAcacggctttggcctgccccagtcccaactgtggTGAGCATCTGGGAGGCATGGCTGACGGCAcacggctttggcctgccccagtcccaactgtggTGAGCATCTGGGAGGCATGGCTGACGGCAcacggctttggcctgccccagtcccaactgtggTGAGCATCTGGGAGGTATGGCTGACGGCAcacggctttggcctgccccagtcccaactgtggTGAGCATCTGGGAGGTATGGCTGACGGCAcacggctttggcctgccccagtcccaactgtggTGAGCATCTGGGAGGCATGGCTGACGGCAAacggctttggcctgccccagtcccaactgtggTGAGCATCTGGGAGGCATGGCTGATGGCAcacggctttggcctgccccagtcccaactgtggTGAGCATCTGGGAGGTATGGCTGACGGCAcacggctttggcctgccccagtcccaactgtggTGAGCATCTGGGAGGTATGGCTGACGGCAcacggctttggcctgccccagtcccaactgtggTGAGCATCTGGGAGGTATGGCTGACGGCAcacggctttggcctgccccagtcccaactgtggTGAGCATCTGGGAGGTATGGCTGACGGCAcacggctttggcctgccccagtcccaactgtggtgagcatttggggagcaaccAGCACACAGATCTCAACTATctaagtaaaccagtggatggaagtctctCTCCCCAGTTCTTACAAAACaaatcttagcaaaaaaaaaaagattaggttaGCTATCAGAACTTTACTCTAATTTCAGGAAACAAGCGTATCCAACATAAATAGAAGGACTAAAAGTATTTAAATTACTTAAGGCAAATAGACAAATAATTGCAacacaaaagcaacaaaaaagaatGGATTGCCAAGAAGCTATGATGTTGTCCTCCATTGTTTCACGCCGTTCCTGCCGTGGAACGCGCTTACTAAGACAGGTCGTCAGGGATCACAACTGCTCAGGACCTACGGTGGGTCAGGCAACAAAACCTGCTGCagtcaaagcaaagcaaagaatgTGGGAATTATTCTAACTCAAGCAAGGGCTCAAgaccaaacttcatttctcaCTGACGTTCTTTCTGCTCCTAATTAGAAGTCCTCTACTTGTTTCCTGAATTATTGATAACTTCTCTATACTCCACTGACCCCACTCAACAACACGTTCTTTATGTTTATTGCACACTGTGTGAAACCATTTTTCCTTAGCTCTGCCTCTTCTCCAAGGGGAATCTACGACTGGTGTACCGCCCAGCAGAAGCCAGGCCCCAGGgaggcaggcccagggcagggcagggacacaGCCAGCCCAGCCATCCCTTGCTCCCTCTTAGACCACATCAGCACACAGCTGCACTCACAGCTGAGGCTCAAACCCAGCCACCGTGACGGGGATGCGCGTGCTCCAAGAGGGGTCTTAATAACTGTATGAGCTCCAGTTTCATCCCCGAAACATTAGAACCCTAAATAAGAGAACCACACAAGATCAGAGAAAACAGCGAGTTTTACCTGTAAGCGAAGTACTCTGCAAGTCGCTCAGCGGCACGTCACACACTGAGCGACCCGGCTTCTCATCAGACTGCTCAAACCTCTGGGAAGCTAAAAACAGAATCACATTTCATTCCATCAAACTTCAATATTTTCAACAGATGAAGGTATACAACCTTATAACAAACACAGGTGAGGTGTAAAAGAAAGTgttctaaaaaattttaaagagaacatAAACTGGTATGGGCCGGGGGCAACAACTCGGGGACTAAATCCCCGCCttacaagcgctgggatcccagaggGTGCTGGTttattgtcccagctgctccactgcccatccagctccctgttcgtgacCTGAGAAGACAGTGCAGGGTGGCCCAACACCTCACGAGTGTCCTACACTTAGGAGAcattgaagaagctcctggctttggatcagctcagctccagcaactgcggccacctgggagtgaaccagcggttggagaatatttctctctgtctctccctctctctgtaaatctgcttatccaatacaaataataaattttaaaacataaacaaatgcaTTGCTTGATTGTTCTACCTGAACAGCTTCACAATACAGACTATAGACGATTACCTACTTTAAAGCAATTTCCTACCCAAAAatctgattaatttttaaaaaggaaaaatatccaaAGATGCTAGAAATAACAAAGGAGCTGCAACCAGTAGGAATTTAAACCTGGAAAACACCGTACAATCAATATATGCTTTGCAGTGTGAATCTTCTAGAAGAAAGCACTAACAATGGCTGCCATAAAACTTTAACAAAGGCTAGCGCACGGCCCTTAGACTCGGAGACATTAACTAACATCTAGATGACAACAATTTTTCTTCACCAAAGTTAATCCATGACTATAACCACTCACAAGTAGGGGAAaggttttctctcttctctttcattgcctggagcctcttctccaTCGCAGAGTGGTGACTGTAGCTATGAACGGTCGAACTGTACGTGAGCACACCATTAGGTTCAAACAAAAGAACAGGGATATTATCTGAAAACAAACAGATTGAATTTTGAGCTCAAAAACGCTCATGACTTCCTTCAAGAAATCTTCCCTGCACTTGTAGTGTCCTCTTTTTAACATCAGTCCCTCGCCCTCTGGAACATTCTACCACCAGCTTAGTGGCCAGCAACGTAACTGCTAAGGGCCAtcggttaagccaccacttggaaacCATGCCATCCCATGCTggggtgctgggtcatgtcctggccGCTCTGCAAGTGGACGGGCCACTGCCACTCTCGTGTGAGACCCGGACAGAGTTCTGCGCTCCGGCCTTCCCCTaagccagccatttggggagcgaaccagcttACATAAGATCTTtttgtcctcctctctgctttgcaaataaatacattaatttttttttaagatgagcaTAATAAAACAGAGGAGTTCAATAACTTATCTGTAATCAAACTACACTGCCAAATTGCAGAGCAAGAATGTGATCTGACTGCTAAAAGCGATTTTGCTTAGTTTCAGCTTGTCTATGTGCGAAGCAAGGATTATGACTGTTGTCTGTGCCAAAAAAATATGGATTTTTGTCGTATGTGGATACATACTTGTACATTTTTCTAGAACTTAACTGCATATGCTCAAAGTTTAGCATTTTGGCAATAACCATCCAGTCCCATCTCCTCAGTAACTTTCAGAACACTCGTTGTAGTCTACTAATCCACAGGTACACATCAATGCAGTCATTAATGTCTTACATTTATGATTTCTAAAAGGCAATTTCTGGGACTAGCATGCAGGTGCAGCTAGCTTACTCCTCTACACTACGGCAGCagtatcccacgtgggcaccacttcgtgtcccagctctctgcttgggacCTGGAAAGGCTGCGGAAGACGGCCCGGGGTCcgagggaccctgcatccgcagaGGCCTGAAAagggcttctggctcccagcttcagatcagctcagctttgattcatctggggaatgaatcagaggaagaaagacccctctctccttctaagacctgcttttcaaattataataaaatagaaacttgAAGAGCAATTTCTACTAATCTAAAAAGgagatttttgtatttatttcttcccTCTTGTTCAATTATTTTCAAACATACTATCTGGTATAAGTAACAAGGCCAAAAGTTGCAGGGGAAGGTATAGCATTGACTTGAGGCCAGGCAAAGTGTCGCATCACACAGGTTCCAGGACATCAGCCACGGCCAGCAAGGCATTTTGTCCTCAACCGTCGTCTTTGGGAGGACACCGGGGAACTGTAGAGCAGGATGGGGGCATCTGTCGGACCCAGGCAGGACGGACAGGGCAGCTCTGACCCAGGCAGGACGGGCAGGGCAGCTCTGACCCACGGAGGACGGGCAGGGCAACTCTGAC
Protein-coding regions in this window:
- the MCPH1 gene encoding microcephalin, with translation MAAPGGAAASILKDVVAYVEVWSSKRTENYSKTFTNQLADMGAKVSKTFNKQVTHVVFKDGYQSTWDKAQKRGVKLVSVLWVEKCRTVGAHVDESLFPAPNTTEHLPSLRKKRKCMQPKDFLPRTPDNDKRLQKKFDRMAQELQRQKTTQDNIPVLLFEPNGVLTYSSTVHSYSHHSAMEKRLQAMKEKRENLSPTSSQRFEQSDEKPGRSVCDVPLSDLQSTSLTGESFAGDLHSSFDEIFGNSECGNQKTILGVPTNEVKNDKCIDSPELEIKSIQLASSACVSHTSPPKPVNNHSEKKIDGPEDPVGDVATSDRKQAEGISKKIGSLVPSAAHGCLTSRPRNFSTKRKRTLAPGDNPKKRSRRTLVLPLCSSGSSPRFLASPTAEALDDAEASYEDYFSPGNLKERDSERLLSESPLPSQPVPIHGSSLSKRERASILGMSDFSCIGEEPRAADFTSLVGKLSFSRQNSTDELEDSTALNFPASKETAAPENSGGDSQAGLQQGQDPVCPRRDSSSHPDDTARPGGHGGKLTSMDRQPTDPPSMQKQGVSSRRLSSCAAGVQSERELNVIDACKVEKSTEEKENMSRGYSESVNNGPTRHNPSSCVGSELLIRPQEELKTSGKSKKPTRTLVMTSMPSEQQNVIIQVVRKLKGFTVTAEVCATTTHVLAGQPLRTLNVLLGIARGCWILSYEWVLWSLELGHWISEEPFELSNYFPAAPVCRRERHLALGQYQGTLFAAQPPMFISPASSPPWAKLCELVQLCGGQVSRAPGQASICIGPYSGKKKETVKYLSEKWVLDSITQHKLCTSDNYLLPQ